In the Cololabis saira isolate AMF1-May2022 chromosome 7, fColSai1.1, whole genome shotgun sequence genome, one interval contains:
- the LOC133447699 gene encoding uncharacterized protein LOC133447699, which translates to MNHVGSPLISEASTKLLLSKNIIENWIGNYRRTLHSTQSSYSQKPKLLVRELSGYNLFCRNMMKKTRGEIKDLSAWSRLPAEEKALYNEEAAALKAERSAEALSPEMRELKISRHLNQIKKEVTMLETLGVEVVTLAFNRFSMDPNVKVQHIASRKAEAFLNDASIRAFGIFLADTSSAATAGSSTEKEKKDLMKKVQELFNMKYNEAGGTGKLPYKKAIVQATGLPQGMTLRKPNFYGKDQLKAILENAHQISLQISR; encoded by the exons ATGAACCATGTTGGCTCACCCCTGATCAGTGAGGCCTCAACCAAATTGCTGTTAAGCAAAAATATCATAGAG aattggATCGGAAATTACAGAAGGACCCTCCACTCCACCCAGTCATCATATTCTCAAAAGCCAAAACTGCTGGTTCGAGAGTTGTCCGGATACAACCTCTTCTGCAGAAACATGATGAAAAAGACCAGGG GTGAAATTAAAGACCTGAGTGCCTGGTCCCGCTTGCCTGCAGAAGAGAAGGCACTCTATAATGAAGAGGCAGCTGCTCTTAAAGCTGAAAGAAGTGCAGAAGCCCTCAGTCCGGAGATGAGGGAACTAAAGATCTCAAGACATCTCAATCAAATCAAGAAAGAG GTGACCATGTTGGAGACGCTAGGGGTGGAAGTGGTCACCTTGGCGTTCAACCGCTTCAGCATGGACCCAAACGTTAAAGTTCAGCATATTGCAAGCAGGAAGGCGGAAGCCTTTCTTAATGATGCCTCGATCAGAGCATTTGGGATTTTCTTAGCTG ACACGTCATCTGCAGCCACTGCAGGATCAtctacagaaaaagaaaaaaaagacttgatGAAGAAGGTGCAAGAACTCTTCAACATGAAATATA ACGAGGCAGGTGGGACTGGGAAACTTCCCTACAAGAAGGCGATCGTGCAGGCTACTGGTCTTCCCCAAGGAATGACATTGCGAAAGCCCAACTTTTATGGGAAAGACCAGCTCAAGGCAATCCTGGAAAATGCACACCAGATTTCGCTTCAAATAAGTAGGTAG